The genomic interval GTCGATGATCGGGTACTGCCTGCCCGGATCGAACTGCGAGGGCTTGAACATCAGCCCGTACAGCACGGTCTTGCCGTCGCGCGCCTTCACCGTGATCGGCACCGGCACGACCCAGCCGGCCGCCTGCAGGCGGCCGATGTCGGCCTTGGCCACGGTGGCAAGCGTGCGGCCGTCAGCGGCCTGCCGCAGCAAGGTCACCGGCGGCTGCGTCGTCGTGGAGTAGGCGTCCACGAAGCGCTGGCCGTCCGGCGACAGGGCGATCGCGTGGTCGGCCGGCTCAGGCGTCAGCAGCCGCGGCGCGCCGCCGTCCAGGCTGACCTTCCACAGTTGCTGATCGTACGGATCCAGCCCACGGTTGCGGCCAACGGCGCGGAACCAGGCGGTCCGGGTCTTCGCATCGACCCTCAGCAATTCGGTGACATTGCCCTCGCCGGTGGTGATGGCGCGCTTGGGCTTGCCGCTGGCCAGGTCGTACAGGTACAGCTGGCCCCAGTTGCTGCGTTCGGAAAACCACACCGCCTCGTTGCGCTCCGGCACGTAGGCCCAGTTGGCTGCGACCTGCCCGCTTTCGTAATAGGTCTTGGCGGTTTCCTGGAACGCGGTGCGGACCGCGCCGGTGGACGCGTCGGCGATGCGGAACCAGGCGTCCTTGTGATAGCGCGAGGTGGAAACGAACGCCAGGGTCTTGCTGTCCGGCGCCCACTTCACGTCGTCCCAGCCGCCGTCCGGGCCGCAACTCACGTCGTCGCACAAGGTCGAGCGGTGCTGATCCGGCGGCATCTGCAGCCGTACCACCTTGCGCGCAGCCACGTCCACGATCACGCGTTCGATCATGGTCACGTCCTTGTCGCCGGGCATCGGGTACTTCCACTGCAGCAGCTCCGGATGCCCGAGCTTGCTTCTGACCAGGAACATGTCGCCGCTCTTGCGCTGGTCCTGCTGGAACGTGGCGATCTTGCGCGAGTCCGGCGACCACTCCAGGATCGCCTTGTCGCTGTGCTTCCAGCCGGCGTTGTCGGTGGCGTAGCCGAAGTCGCGCACGCCATCGGTGGTGAGCTGGGTTTCCTTGCCCGAGGCCAGGTCGCGCAGCCACAGGTTCCAGTCGCGGATGAACGCCTCGGTCGTCTTGTCCGGCGACAACACGCCCGGCTCGGGCTTGTCCTTGGCGTAGACCTTACTGCAATGCGCGTCGGCATCGCAGAACACCTGGGTGTCGCGCACGCTGAAACGGTAGCGGCCATCGGCGGCCAGGCTCAGCGACTTGATCAGCAGGTCGGTCGCGGCCAGCGGCCGCTCTTTGAGCGCCAGCAAAGTGTTGAGCGCCGCGGCCAGCGCGGCCTGATCGAACAGCGGTGCGCGCTGGCCAGTGACCGCGTCCATCCGCATGAAGTGGTCGCCGCCGGCGTCGTGGTCGACATAGGCGAAATGGGTGGCGTCCAGCCAATCCACGCGCTCGACCGCATGGTCCAGCAACGGTTGCGTCAGATGGCCGAGCGCGCGCTCGGCCCGCGCATAGTCGGCGGCGGTGACGGCCGGCGCCGGCGCGGCCGCCGCCGCGGCTGGCAGCAGCATGGCCATGAGGAAGGCGCCGAGCGGGCGTGGGGCAAGGAATCGGGAGGGCATGACGTGGTGGTTCCGGGGCGGGCAGTTGCGGACGACGGGAAGCGATCCTTGCGCGTAGTCCGCCGATACTACGCCCTGCCCGGCCGGCGCCACCTGCCGAAAGTCGTAGTGGCGCCCGTGGCGGCGGCGCTTGCATCCCGTCGGCAGCAGTACCCGCCGCGGTGAGTGGGCCGGAGCGCAGGCATCGCGCAACTGCCACACCGGCCGAGCGACCAGGGCGCGCTACCCGCGTGTGGGTATCCCTGGCGCAGCGCCGCGACCATGCCTGATGACTGGCGGCACCGCATGCACGGCGTCCATCACGCCATGGACGCTGCACCGCACTGCCTGCGTCGTGGCGCTACGGCTTCGCCGCCTCGCACAGCTTGCGGTTGAACCAGGTGGACTTGGCGATCGGCAGATAGCTGTCCCAATCGCTGGGCGGCAGCATGCTGCCGTTCTTGTCCAGTTCCTCCTGCAGCGAGTCCTCGTCGTGGCTACGGCCGGCGATGGTCGTGTCCAGCGCGGCCAGGCACTCCTTCGGCCGGCCCAGGCGCAACAGGGCGATCGCGCGATCGTTGGCGAAGCGGTCGCGCTCCAGCCAGTTGAAGAACGTGCCGCACTCCTTGTCGAACGCATCCATCCCCGCGAGCGCGGCCGCATAGCGCTTGCCGCGGTAATCGGCCAGGTACGCCGCGCGCCGCCGCGTGCTCGCCGCGGCGGTGCAGCCCACCGGCAACGCCAGATACTCGCCCTCGAAATCGGCGCGCGCGCCGCAATACTCGCGGCAGCTTTCCTCGGTCAACGCCTTCACCTCGAACCCGCCGGGCGTGCGCTTGAACGACACGCGGCACGGCGTGGCGCTGCCATCGGTGGCCTCGGCGATCTCGCCGCGCAACGTGCCGGACAGCCCGCAGCTGTGGCCGTTGGCGCCCATTGCGTCGATCGAGAACTGACGCACCTCGCCCTGCCCGCTGATCTGCAGGCCGCCCCAGCCGTCCTTGGTGGCGTACTCGCTGGGCGCCGGCGCAGCCGCCGCCGCGGCCCCCGCAACGCCACACAACACCAGCGCTATCCAACTCCATCGTCCTGACATGGCGGTTCTGAATTCGGCAAGGGAGTGGAATTTTCCTCCATCTCGTGGGTGGACGACCAGTGCGATAAACGCCCTCCGCTGCCCCCAAGGTGCTGTATGGACGGTGGCCTCCCCTGGCTCCCCACGCGCCCATGCGCAGCGCCGGCAGGCCTGCGCCGGTGCCCAAACCGCACTACGCTACCCGCCAGCGCAGCATCCACGGCAGAATCCCCCCATGCATCCACTCGCCTTCCCGCTCGCCGCCATGCTGGCAGGCATCGCCGCAACCGCCCCGGCGCAGGAGCGCATGCTGATCTTCAGCAAGACCGCCGGCTTCCGTCACGCGTCCATCCCTACCGCAGTCGCGACGTTGCGGCAGCTTGCAGCCCAGGAAGGCCTGGCCGCGGACCACAGCGAGGACGCGAACGACTTCACCGCCGACAACCTGGCCCGCTACCGCGTGGTGGTGTTCGCCAGCACTACCGGCGAGATCCTCGATCCTGCCCAGCAGCAGGCATTCGAAGGCTTCGTGCGCAATGGCGGCGGCTTCGTCGGCGTGCATTCGGCGGCCGACACCGGCTACGCCTGGCCGTGGTACGGACGCCTGGTCGGCGCCTGGTTCCAGGGCCATCCACCCGGGCTGCAATCCACCCAGGTGCAACCCGAACGCGACGGGCGGCCTAGCGGTGCGCCCTGGCCGATTCACGACGAAATCTACAACTACCGCAGCAACCCGCGCGCGCAGGTGCAGGTCGTCGCCACCGTGGACGAACGCCTCTACACCGGTGGCACCATGGGCGCGGACCACCCGATCGCCTGGTGCCACGCCTTCGACGGCGGCCGCGCCTGGTACACCGGCCTGGGCCACGACGCGGCGGTGTACGCCGACCCGCATTTCCTGGCGCAGCTGCGGCTGGGCGTGCGGTATGCGGCCGGCCGCCCTACTCCGTGTTGATCCACCCCCGACTGCAGCGTCGACGATTTACTTGCAGGCTTGGGTAACGGCTTTCTCGACCGCCTGCATGAAGTCGCGATCGTCCTTCATGGTGGGATCGGCGCGTGCGCTGTCGCGCACATGCCTGGCGCGCACGCACGCTTCCGGTCCCGGCGCGCGCACCGAACTGATCACGTTGGCGCCAAGGCTGGGTTCCTGACGGTTGCCGGCAGCTGCCGGTGTACCGCCCTGGCCGGCGGACGGTTCCGGCAACGGCTCTTGGCGTTGGCCGCCAGCCGCTGAAGCGGGTGCCGCGGTGTCCCACCGCTTCTGCTCGGTTCCCTTCGCGCACGGCATCGACTGGTACACCGTGCCGAGCTTGGGGTCCTTGCACTTGTAGGCCGACTGGGCCGACGCCGGCAACGCCAGCACGCACAACATTGCCGCAAACATTCTGACCATGGTGCCCTCCCCCTGGGTTGAGCGCTAGCTTATACGACCGGCGTCGCTTAGTCGGCGCGTGGTGTGGCGCTCGCAAAACGCGCGCGTGCGTCGCCCCGATCTACTTACCCTGGCTGCAGGGAGCCAATCCAATTTCCATATTTGCCGCGCCTCCTTTTCGATGCTGCGTTCACCGGGGCGCCGATGAATTTTCAGGCCGAACGAAGCTGCGTCACGATTGAAAGGACTACTCCAACCCCGCTACTCTGGCCTGGGGAGAAAACAGTTCGCCGGCCAGTCGAACTCCCCAACGCCGGGGTCGAGATCCAAAGCGGGTGACACGTCAATGGCAGGTTTTGTGCTGCTGGCGCTCGCTCGCCCAATCCGGAACCCGATGCGCCCTGCTCTCCATATCGCTGACCCACCCTAACCAATGCATTTCTCAAGGAAGATGCTCATGCTCATTAGCCGCCCCCATCGCCTCGCGCTGCTTCTACTCGGTGCGGCATTGGCTGTCACCTCCGCCCATGCGCAGACGTCTACCGCGATCGATGCGATGCGCCAATACCCGGCCTACCGCCATGCCGTGGAATCGGTGATGCAGCAGTACGAATCCTCGCTGCGTGGCAAATGCCCCAGCATCCAGGCAGATTGGAACAAGGCCACCGCGCACGTGGCCTTGGAGCCGACGCTGGACGACCAGGGCCGGATCGTCAAAGCCGTCTGGGTGGATACCGTCCCGGGTACGGCCTGCGGTCAGAAGCGGCGCTACAACGCCATCACCATCTTCAATAACGGCGAGCCGTCCGTGTTGCCGCTGTTCCCCGGCGAATCGGAGTCCAATCCGGTGCTGCAAAGAGACACCATTCCTTATGTGCGCAACGCATTGGCCATGAAGAAAGTCTTGCCAAAGGACTGCGAGATAGACGTGCTGGAAACCCAGTTGCCGGGCGGTCATCCTGCAGCGAAGCAGCCATGGGACGAACAATGGCGCGTCGACGCCTGCGGCACGCAGTATTTGGCGAAAGTGCGCTATATCCCGGATGCGACCGGCACCACCATCAGTATCGGCCCAAGGGACGTCGCCCCCGCAAAGTAGCTGCAATGCGCTCTGCGCCCGGAGTGACCGGAACGGTCCTTCGGTGCGGGCGGCTACGGGCGGAAACGCCTCGTAGAAGATACTTCCCGAGGGGAAGACGCCGCGCGGCGATCCATGGAATCCCGTGCGCACGGCCACGCCGTCCTCTCCGATCGGATGGCGTCGCTAGCCACGCCATGCGCTTGGGACGTTCGGTCAGCGCCAGCTACGCAGTCACCCGAAGATGGCACCGGTGCATCCGAGTGATCGGGCTGCCAAGCCCAGCTGCGTGATTTAAGGGCAGCTCCAATAACTTCAGTCCAGAAGCTGCAAGTTGCGCATGTCCACGGCGTGTCGTTTCCATGTCGCGGCTGAAGCCGCTCCTACAAGAGCACGACGCACATGGTGTAGGAGCGGCTTCAGCCGCGACAGGAGAACGAAGTGGCCGTGATGCCAAGGCATCCAGGCTGGGCGCATCGGCGGCGGCTCGCAAGCGTCCACAGCGCGGGGACGAGGCGACGCGACCATACCGGCTCAGCCTGCCGGCAGCGGATACAGGCTCGCCTCGCGAACGTAGCCGGCACGCGGCGTGCCGTCTGCCTCGTACCAGGCGATGTAGACGTAGCCGCGAGTCAGTTCCGCAGACCGATAAGACTTGTTGACCCACACGCCCACATCGGCCTTCGGCGGGCGCACGGACGTGTCCCGCACCATCTCCAGCCCGTGCGAGCGCTGCTTGACCTGATACAGCGGCGCACGCGATTGCTTGAGTACGCGTACCCCCACATACGAACTGCTGACGTTGTCGCGGCGGTCGAGCGACATCCGATCCGGACATGCACCCGGCACTCCGTCGCGCGAGGGTTCCAAGGTGATCTGCTGGGCGAAGCCGCCCTTCGCGATCGAATAGACCTCGGTCTGGAAACGGCGCGCAGGCTGGTCCGGCACCCAGGTGTCCACCGCATAGGCTTCGCCGGCATCCGAGCGCTGGTACAGCTCGACCGGCGACAAGCGTCCTGAAAACGCCAGACGGCAAGTGCCATCGTGCAGATAGCCGCTGATCGTGCCGGCATCGCGATCGACCGCGAGCAGCAAGCCTCGGTCGAACGTACCGCCGGCCACTGTCGCTTCGCTGCAAAGCGCGGACAGCGGGCATGCGGCGAGCAGGCAAAGCGCGATCATGGAAAGCGGAGCGGAATGCTTCATGGACAGATGATCGTGAACAGGCGATTGACGCAGATGATAGCGACAGGAGCGCCGCACCCGCGCCCGACCACATCATGCGCTACGTTGCGCACGCGCCTGCCGTCAGACGCGCTATGCATAGGCCACCAGCGCCAATAGGTCCATCAAGCCGTGGGCAATGATGGCAGGCCACAGTCGGCCGGTCCGCGCGAACCACCAGCCGAGGATCAGCCCCACGATGACCAATGAAATCGCGCCGATGGGGCCCTGGTACAGATGATACGAGGCGCGGATCGCCACGCTGACGTTCACCGCGAATGCCGGGCTGTGGCGGCGCTGCAGCACGCGGATCACGTAGGCGCAGACGAACACCTCTTCGAAGATCGGATTGATCAGCGAGACCACTACCACCGCGGCCAGCGACAGCTTGCCGGCCACCATCGCATCCATGGAAGGATTCACCCCCTCGGCCATGTCCGCGCCCAGCCACTTCAACGGATAGCACGCCGCGATGCACGCAAGCAGCAGGCCGATCGCCGGGCGGATGTCGCGTCCCTGCCAGCGCAGCCCCAAAGCCTGCGGCGTCCAGCTTCGGAACCACAGGACCGGGACCAGCAATGCCAGCACCAGCAGTTCGTAGAACGCCAGGCCCCACAGGCCCGCCTCGGAGAACGACGGCTCGAAGGCGGGCGCCAGCACGGCCGAAAGGCTCCAGTAGATGGGCAGTCCCAATGCGGTCGCGACCACGAACAGCAGCTCGCTCCATCCCGCAGATGGCGTGTCGCGTCCTTGCATCGATCCCCTTTGTCGTCCGGTTGTCCGCCGCGCAGGCCGCTGATGCGACTGGCGCGCTAGTACAGCATGTCCTGCGTGCGTTTTGGCAACTCCAGGTCGTAAGCCGCGGCATCGAAATCGCCATCGGCCAGATGGGCATGCATGGTCCCGGCACTGGGCAGCTGCCCGCGCGGCAGATGCCGCGCCGGATCCCACAGGGCCGAGCGCACGATGGCCTTGGAACAGTGGAAATAGGTGGCGTCGACATGCACCACGATCACGCTGCGCGGCAGCTTGCCGCGGACCTCGAAGCGGGCCAGCAAGGCCGGATCGACGCTGATCTCGGCATGTCCGTTCACCCGCAGGCTCTCGCCGATGCCGGGCACCAGGAACAGCAGCGACACCCGCGGGTCGTGCAGCAGATTGCGCAAGTTATCGACGCGGTTGTTGCCCGGCCGGTCCGGCACCGCCAGCGTGCGCGCGTCCAGGATCTGCACGAAGCCGGCATGGTCGCCCTTGGGCGAGCAATCCAGTCCGTCGCTTCCCGCCGACGCCAGCACCACGAACGGCGAGGCACGAACGAGGGCTTGGTAGTCGGCGTTCAGATGATCGATCTCCTTGCGCACCGAGCGCTCGGCGGGCTGGCCGTACAGCGCTTCGAGCGCTTCGAGGGTGGCGATGCGGTGCGACATGCTGGTGTCCTGTATTTGTCGATGGCGTGTGGTAGGGCGGTGGCGAATCCTCGAACCGCTCGCACATCGGCTTTGCGGTCCGCTTCATTCGAGCGGCGGTGCTATCCGGGCGCCATGCGCTTGCGGCATTCGCTCAATACCAGCGTGCGCAGCCAGCGATGCGCCGGATCGCGGTCCGAGCGCGGATGCCACATCAGCGATACGGTGATGGCATCGGTGGCGACCGGGAGCTCGAACACGTGATCGAGCTGGCGCACCGCCTCCGGCTGCGCCGCCACGAACGACGCCGGCACCAACGCCACCAGGTCCGATCCGCGCGCCACCGCCAGGGCAGTGGAGAAGCTGGGTACCACGGTCGCCACCACTCGCTCCAGGCCTTGCAAGTGCAACGCATCGTCCACCGGACCTTGCGCCCTGCCCTGGCGCGAGGCGACAACATGGCCGAACGCGACGTAACGCTGTGCGGTCACCTCATGCTCCAGCGCGAGCGGATGCGCCTGCCTGACCACACCGACGAAACGATCGCGATACAGCGCCTGCACCCGCACCTCGGGTCCCATCGCGTTCAGCACGCCGATTTCCAGGTCGGCCAGGCCCTCGCGCAGCGGCGTGGCGGTCTTCCGCGCCTTCGACGCGAAGTGCAGGCGTACATTTGGCGCAGACGCAGATACCGCATTGACCAGCATGGCAGCGAACGCCTCCACGAACGCCTCGTTGGCGCGTACGGTGAACGTGCGCTGCAGCGTCGACAGATCCAGCTCGGCCGGCGACGGGCGCAACACGGCGCGTGCGGCGTCCACCGCGGCGCGGGTCTGCCCGCGGATCTGCTCGGCGTAGGGCGTCAACACCATGTTGCCGCCTGCCCGGACCAGCAGCGCATCGCCGGTGGATGCGCGCAGCCGGGTCAGCGTGCGGCTCATCGCCGATGCGCTCAACCCCAGCCGCCGCGCGGCCCCGGCAACGCTGGCCTCCGCCAGCAACGCGTCCAGCGCAATCAACAGATTCAAATCCGGTTCCGACATGTCCCATCCAGAGCGTGCTCGGCGACATACAGGCGTTCGGCGCAAGGACTAATTGCAGCCCACGCGCGTTCCGCTCGCCCGCATGCGCCCTTACATTTCGCACACCGACCGGTTGGCCGGCATCCACGATGCCGCGCGGCCCGGCCCCTACGAGGCTCGATCAATGACACGCATTCCTCCGCAGAAAACCGTCCTGCTCATCGGCGCATCGCGCGGCCTGGGCCTCGCGATGGCCGAAGGCTACCTGAAACGCCAATGGCGCGTCATCGCCACCGAGCGCGCCGGCATCCCAAGCAAGCTGCACACGCTCGTGCAGGCGTATCCGGACACGCTGCGCATCGAATCGGTCGATATCGCCGTTCCTGAGCAGGTGGCGGCGCTACGCCAGCGCCTACACGGCGAACAGCTGGACCTGCTGTTCGTCAACGCCGGAGTCAAGAACGACGACCGCGAGACCATCGCCGATGTCTCCACCGAGGAATTCGTCCGTGTCATGGTCACCAACGCCCTGAGCCCGATGCGCGTCATCGAGACCTTCGTGGATCTGGTGCGCCCCACCGGCAGCATCGGCGCGATGTCGTCGGGACAAGGCAGCATCGGCAACAACAGCAACGGCCAGTACGAGGTGTACCGCGCCAGCAAGGCGGCGCTCAACATGTGCATGCGCAGCTTCGCCGCCCGGCACAGGGACGACCCGCGCACCTTGCTGCTGATGGCCCCCGGATGGGTGCAGACCGACATGGGCGGCCCCGAGGCGCGCCTGACCATCGGGGAAAGCATTCCAAAGCTGCTGGACACCATTGAGGCGTCTGCGGGACGGGGCGGGTTGCACTACCTGGACTATCTGGGGCGGGTGGTGCCTTGGTAGGGGAGGCGGTGAACGCCTGAGCCTTCCTGACTCGCCAGAATGTTGGGTCGGATACCCATTGCAAGGCTAAGAAGGCCCGCAGGCAGCAGCAGGTCTAACTGCGAATCAGCCTTTTTTCTTTACAGCCAAAAAGAGAAGAACGAAGGTAATAGCCATAAGAGCCACCAGCATATAGCTAGAAAAATCAAAAATTTGGACGAACTGCGCTACGCAATGTTTGGATGAGCACAAGCCAGGAACGTTCCGGGCAGCCAACCTCACCAGAACAACACCGAGAGTCATATCCACGGCAAGAACTATGGAGGGCACGATTGTGCGTCCTCTCCGCCTTTCCATAAGAAACCATCCGCAAGAAATAGCTAGAGATAGAAAATAGGCAATCAAGAAATTGTTGTTCATCTTCTTGTCCTCATTCGCCCACAGATGACCGTCAAGCCAGATGACTTTTTGGACCGCACAGCTATCCGCGTCGTGATTGCCGAGCCGATGCGGCTACGGTCAGCGCTTGCATCATAGTCCCGAAAGCAGCCGGGCCGAGCTTCGCCTCGCTGCCATAACACTGCTCCGGAGGCGCTGCTGAACGAATACCGCGCCAGCGCGATCCGCAGCCTATCCCGGCTGGCATGTTGTCTAACGCGCCGGCTTCACTCTTGACGCCCCACTTTCAGATCGCCGCGTCGCGCCAACCCAATCTATTTAGATCATTTCCTTAAGTATTCTTCTGGCAGTAAAAATCCATCAGGCTTAATCGAGGGATGCTCTCTGTAAAGAGGGTTCAGCAAATTAAGAAGCAATTCACCAGAAATTCGACCGATCAATTGGCGAATTATTTTTGCCTCTTCTTCTGGGGCAGTATCCATTGCCAAAGCAATTGCCTCATCCAAGTAGGCATTTGCATCCAAGATTTTATTGCAGATCTTCTCTGCGACGTCCTGATTGGAGATCATTAAGCCCTCGTAGCCGTAGCCAGTTGTACACTACACTACACCAAGGTCGACTCTCTCACTAATATTTTGGGCAGAAGAAAACGATGGGACTTGCGCTCGAACTGTCCCATAGTGCGGATTACAGACATATCAACATGAGAACGACCAATCAGCTACGCTGTTGTGCGGTCAAGAGTGCGCTGTGCAATGCGTCGAGGTCGAACATGTCGTACTCCAGCTCTTCCAATTGCAGGCAAACAACGGGCGTCCCGGGTTCAGCTGCCTCAAGAGCAGATCCCTGTTTATGGTAGTTCACTAGATCTTGAAAATACCAAGTGTCATTAACATCTTCCTCAGACAAGTTAAATCCGATATGGACATATGACTGAACGAGGGGGTATTTCATCTTAACATCAAGATACTCAACCCTGTAGTAAACCCTTCCGATTACATGTTTCATATACCACACTTATTTACACACCAGGTTTTTATCATCGACACAATCACAATTCACAGCTCGTTCTTCCAAACGAATTGGCCCGGTATCCGCAAGGATTACTCACATCCCTAGGACCATCGATCCCCTAGGGCCATGGTATCACCCTTATACCTGGACGGCGCCGCTATCGGGCCTTTAGGCATATACCGAATAAACCTTTTCGGATTATCGACCTCGGTAAATTAGGTCCACCGCAGAGCGGCTTCCCACTGCGCACCACTTGCGGTGGCGACACCTACTTCTGTTCGGAAGAGCCTATCAGCGCTGCAATTCTGCTAGAACCGAAGCATCAACATGTTTGCTTCTTGCAATATAGCGCCGCACATCGGCTGCCATTACCTGGTCCGGGTCTACATACGAAAGTTTTACGAGCTTAAGAAGCACCTCACTTTCTGGCTGCTTTTTTAACCACCAGTGGAATATGCCATTTCTGTCATGCTCAGAGGCATCTTCATGCCCCGGCTCATATCTATCTTTTATCTCCTCAAACAATTCATCCGGAAACATATCCCACTCAATCCATTCACCCGGAAAATTCATCAATATCATGTAGTCACTCTTGTTCATACTTAGTTCTCCATGTAGGGCGGCGGTCCCACACTTTCAATTAATTCTGCGCATTTCACGGGATCAGAGCGGCAAGCTGTGGTGAACGAATCGGCACCAACCGTCGGCATTGCCATGGCCTTAATAATATACTTTCCATATCTAAAAACAGCCGCCTGCCTAGCTCTTATTAAAACCTTCTCAGCCTTGGTAAGCCGAGCGCACATTTTGATCTGCTCTTTTGTCATTTTTCGAGCATCTGCGGCAGTTAAAGGCTTGAAGTTTTCGACATCGACTCGCGGGCCATCATTGCTTCCAAGATGAACGTGAGCGGGCTCATGCTCCGGCCTAAAATCAGTGACGTCCGGCCCCGGATTTGCGTGGATACTCACAGCTGCACCTGGAATCTTTAAGTCAATTAAACCTAGAGGATCAAAAAACTCAAGTGGCTTTGCCATGACATATAGAAAGGTATTTGCCCCTCCGGCCAAACCGATCGGATCGCTCTGTTCATAGCGACCAGTGCTCGTATCGTAGTCCCGGAAATAGTTCTGGTTAAGCCCCGTCGCACCGTCATAGCGCTGCCCCGGGAAGCGCATCCCGAACCCGAACGTTGTGCCATCGCGATCTGGATCCTGATCCGGGGGCGTGTTGCCAAAGGCCTCGCCCTTGATGTCCCAGGTCCAGATCGCCACGTCGCGCGCCGGGTCGATGACTGTCCGCGGTGCGCCCAGGTGATCCGGCTGCACGTAGTTCAAGGCGGTGCCGGCCAGGACGCCCACCGGCAGGTCGTCGAGCCAGATGGCTTGCTGCAGCGCCTTGCCGTTGCCGTCGTAGTCGCCCAGCCAGTGGCCGGCTTCGTCGTAGAGCGTGTAGGTGTTGGTCGTGCCCAGGAAACGGCGCACCTGCTCGCCACGGTCGTTGTAGCGATATTCCATTGCCAGCGTGCCGCTGCGCTTGGCCTGGCTCATGCGGCCCGTCGCGTCGTAGGCGAACTCGCGTGCGGTGCCATCGATGGCCGTGGTGTTGCCCGCGGCGTCGTAGCTGCGCGCGGCGCCAGCCACGCTCGCTAGGCGGTGGCTGTCGGCCGGGTAGCTGTAGGTCTGGGCGCT from Xanthomonas sp. DAR 34887 carries:
- a CDS encoding S9 family peptidase encodes the protein MPSRFLAPRPLGAFLMAMLLPAAAAAAPAPAVTAADYARAERALGHLTQPLLDHAVERVDWLDATHFAYVDHDAGGDHFMRMDAVTGQRAPLFDQAALAAALNTLLALKERPLAATDLLIKSLSLAADGRYRFSVRDTQVFCDADAHCSKVYAKDKPEPGVLSPDKTTEAFIRDWNLWLRDLASGKETQLTTDGVRDFGYATDNAGWKHSDKAILEWSPDSRKIATFQQDQRKSGDMFLVRSKLGHPELLQWKYPMPGDKDVTMIERVIVDVAARKVVRLQMPPDQHRSTLCDDVSCGPDGGWDDVKWAPDSKTLAFVSTSRYHKDAWFRIADASTGAVRTAFQETAKTYYESGQVAANWAYVPERNEAVWFSERSNWGQLYLYDLASGKPKRAITTGEGNVTELLRVDAKTRTAWFRAVGRNRGLDPYDQQLWKVSLDGGAPRLLTPEPADHAIALSPDGQRFVDAYSTTTQPPVTLLRQAADGRTLATVAKADIGRLQAAGWVVPVPITVKARDGKTVLYGLMFKPSQFDPGRQYPIIDYIYPGPQTGSVRSRSFLPSHGDNQALAELGFIVVAIDGMGTPWRSKAFHDTWYADMGDNTLPDQVAGVKELGQRYPWIDLQRVGIWGHSGGGNASTDAMLRYPDFFKVAWSESGNHDNRNYEDDWGEKYQGELSVDKEGKGSYDNQANPLLAANLKGRLMLVHGSLDDNVPPYETLLMADALIKANKTFDMLVLPNAKHAYGDEATPYVTRRRWDYFVQYLLGSTPPDNYRMQPLPKH
- a CDS encoding ThuA domain-containing protein, encoding MHPLAFPLAAMLAGIAATAPAQERMLIFSKTAGFRHASIPTAVATLRQLAAQEGLAADHSEDANDFTADNLARYRVVVFASTTGEILDPAQQQAFEGFVRNGGGFVGVHSAADTGYAWPWYGRLVGAWFQGHPPGLQSTQVQPERDGRPSGAPWPIHDEIYNYRSNPRAQVQVVATVDERLYTGGTMGADHPIAWCHAFDGGRAWYTGLGHDAAVYADPHFLAQLRLGVRYAAGRPTPC
- a CDS encoding DUF4124 domain-containing protein, translated to MLCVLALPASAQSAYKCKDPKLGTVYQSMPCAKGTEQKRWDTAAPASAAGGQRQEPLPEPSAGQGGTPAAAGNRQEPSLGANVISSVRAPGPEACVRARHVRDSARADPTMKDDRDFMQAVEKAVTQACK
- a CDS encoding CPBP family intramembrane glutamic endopeptidase, with amino-acid sequence MVATALGLPIYWSLSAVLAPAFEPSFSEAGLWGLAFYELLVLALLVPVLWFRSWTPQALGLRWQGRDIRPAIGLLLACIAACYPLKWLGADMAEGVNPSMDAMVAGKLSLAAVVVVSLINPIFEEVFVCAYVIRVLQRRHSPAFAVNVSVAIRASYHLYQGPIGAISLVIVGLILGWWFARTGRLWPAIIAHGLMDLLALVAYA
- a CDS encoding pyridoxamine 5'-phosphate oxidase family protein, whose protein sequence is MSHRIATLEALEALYGQPAERSVRKEIDHLNADYQALVRASPFVVLASAGSDGLDCSPKGDHAGFVQILDARTLAVPDRPGNNRVDNLRNLLHDPRVSLLFLVPGIGESLRVNGHAEISVDPALLARFEVRGKLPRSVIVVHVDATYFHCSKAIVRSALWDPARHLPRGQLPSAGTMHAHLADGDFDAAAYDLELPKRTQDMLY
- a CDS encoding LysR family transcriptional regulator translates to MSEPDLNLLIALDALLAEASVAGAARRLGLSASAMSRTLTRLRASTGDALLVRAGGNMVLTPYAEQIRGQTRAAVDAARAVLRPSPAELDLSTLQRTFTVRANEAFVEAFAAMLVNAVSASAPNVRLHFASKARKTATPLREGLADLEIGVLNAMGPEVRVQALYRDRFVGVVRQAHPLALEHEVTAQRYVAFGHVVASRQGRAQGPVDDALHLQGLERVVATVVPSFSTALAVARGSDLVALVPASFVAAQPEAVRQLDHVFELPVATDAITVSLMWHPRSDRDPAHRWLRTLVLSECRKRMAPG
- a CDS encoding SDR family NAD(P)-dependent oxidoreductase encodes the protein MTRIPPQKTVLLIGASRGLGLAMAEGYLKRQWRVIATERAGIPSKLHTLVQAYPDTLRIESVDIAVPEQVAALRQRLHGEQLDLLFVNAGVKNDDRETIADVSTEEFVRVMVTNALSPMRVIETFVDLVRPTGSIGAMSSGQGSIGNNSNGQYEVYRASKAALNMCMRSFAARHRDDPRTLLLMAPGWVQTDMGGPEARLTIGESIPKLLDTIEASAGRGGLHYLDYLGRVVPW